The genomic region GAGCACAGGGGGACACAAACCTGCCACCCGGTGTCCAACAGTtgtgggggcaggaagaggggcgATGAGAGCACAGGGGACCAGCCCAGAGGCAGCCCTGCAGGAGAGCAGAAAGATGAGTAGCAGTGGGGTACACAGGCCCTGTGGCAACGGGGCTCAGGGCAGGACTTGAGGGTGGAGGGAGCTCAGGTTGGCACCCACAGCAGCACCCAAGGATAGTGTAGTGAAGGGGTCCACGGGGGTGGCTGCAGAGTCAGGACCAGCCACAGAGAGCCCACAGCCCTGACTGAAGAGGGTATCGGTGGAACACAGTGCTGCCCCTGTAGGAGGGGGGTCACCTGTCAGGCTGTGGCCTCGGGTAGAGGACACAACCGTGAACAAAATGGAGGCTAGCAGGGAAGGGCAGGCTggcctctttctcctcccaccttcccctctCACTGCAGGGAAGTCTTAACTACATGGCCCAAGATGGCTGCTCCAGCTCCGGTGACTGCACCCTTGTTCCAGCCTGTtcgaggggaagaaaggaaggggcagGCACGTACCTTTCAAGGAATAAACCAGAGCCTGCACTTAGTATCTCGGATCACATCTAGAAGCCACAGCTAAATGCATGGGAGGCTGGGAGGTGGTGGGCCAGGTGCCCACAGAGCAGGACAGGCTCAGGTATCAGGGGAGAGAGCAGGCTGTGCCTGAGAACAAGGTGCCTGCACTGAGGCTTTCAAAGACAGGAGGCCCAGGGTCGGTATCTGCCTGGAGGATGCCGACGGGGCGAGAATGAGTGGAGGTGAGGCCAGGCCTGACTGGGGCGGGGACACTGGGGACAAAGGGAATCCGTGGCTACTGAAGAGGTAAAATCAACAAGGTTTGGTGACCCTTGAGGGCAAAGGGGTCTAGAGGGAACAGAAGGAACGCATGCATATTCCCAAAATGCTACAGATAAAAACTTACAAAGTAAGCCCTAAAATGTCCCTGTTATATCTTCCAGGAAAGAATGGAAATTCACACTGAAATTCACATTGCTTGAGCTGCCACTCCTGGCAGGAGCCTCCTCATGGGGGCCCCGTGGAATTTCTACACGAGTTCCGCTGGTTGGTCGTGTTGTTCTCATTCAGACTGGTCAGCAAAGGCTCCAAGGGATTCAGTGATGGGCTCAAAAACAGAGCAGATTCAGAGCTCTAGCCCAGGTGTCCAAGACTCTGGTGCAGGATACCTCCTCCCTACCAGAGAAGGCAGGCGATGACAGAGCCCCAGTTGCAGCACCGCCAATGCAATGCTCCGATCTTAAGCCATCTGTATAAGGGCCTGGGATAGCCTGAGCGTGGCTTGCTGGCTCAGACATAGAAACTCCCAGAGGCCTAAAAGCCCCAGCCCTCCCTCTGAGGCCTGCCAGTGAGACTTTCCCCAAGTGAGAAATTTTTATGCCTTCAGGATGTCTGCTCGGGGATGAAGGCCACTCCTAGTGCTAGCAAGAGCACATCCAACTGTATGACGCCAGCACCAGATGTCAGCTCAGCCCCCAACAGGGGCTCTTGGGTCCGATGCAGTGAGATGGGACATTGAGGACAGTGCAGTTTTCCAGGTGGACGAAAGAACATATGCAGAAccatcactctcttttttttaaatttctatcacTTTGCATGTGGGGAAGATTTTAATTGATGGTTGAAAAAATATGTTCTATTTCCGTTATAGACCTGCCTCATGTAATGACTGTTTGGGTCAGGACCAGGACCAGGGTGAAGCCAACTAAGGCCCTTGCCTTGGACACAATGTAAAAGGGGCACCAAGAATTTTCATGAGCAAGATAAGTAATGCTCTCATGTGATGTAAATTAAAAGTAATGTAAAAAAGGCATGATGAACCAAATAGCAGCACTTTAAAGACAGGATCAGGATTCCTAATGCTTCTCCCAGCTCTGGCATGACTCAGCACACAGCACTTTACTGACCTTGCCTCCCCACCAACAGCCCACCGtggctcctttttctctccccgggagtgggggtgggggtggggggggacaagCCAACCACAAGCCATGTCTGTTGCTATTCGGGTCAGAGTCAGCTaatccagttttccttctgtgaaaCCTGTACCAGGATCTTGAGTTGGCGCAGAGGGCGCCCCTAGCCACCTCAGGGCCGCAGGAAGCTGAGCCACACCGGCTTACTACCATTTCCTTCCCCACGGCTCTCGGAGGCTGTTTTCATTGTTGCAACACTGCGCTGAACACCTTCCCCACCTTAGACCACAGGCGGCTGAGAACAGGAGGAAGGTGTGATGAGGTGGTTGGTGAACGCCCCTGTGGCCGAACTGCTGAGGGGACTGGCCACCATCCCAGGGAACCCGGACTCTCCAGGCCCCAGTGCCTCCCTGGCAGGCACAGCTCACCAGTCTCACTCTCTCAGGGACCTGCAAAGTGCCACATCCAGAGCATTTCCCCTGAAACCTACCCCCTTAGGTTTTCCCTTACAATCTGTTCCAAAACAAatatgctttcaaatattttaaaagatgggtTCGCTGTGTGAGTTCACTTTTGTCCCtagtatctattttttatttttattttttttaaaagattttatttatttgacagagagagagagcgagcgcgcttGCATaagtaggcaaagtggcaggcagaggcagagagaaaggcagcctCCCCGCTGAAAAAGGacccccatgcgggactcaatcggactctgggatcatgacctgagctgaaggcagcgggtTAACCCAGGTGTCCTTGTaggatctattaaaaaaaaaaaatgcatcataaTCAGGGTGTCTGGGGTAGGGGGtgcagtcggttaggcatctgactcttggtttcagctcaggtctgatcttggggtcatgggatcaagtcccatgttgggctggTACccagcgtggaatctgcttgggattctctccctctccttttgcccctcccccccactcgtgctcactttctaataaataaaatctttaaaaaaatgcatcataaggggcgcttggatggctcagtgggttaagcctttgccttcagctcaggtcatgatctcagggtcctgggatccagccctgcgactgactctctggctcagcagggagcctgcttccccctctttctctgcctgcctctctgcctactttatttgatctctgtcaaataaataaaatctgtaaaaaatttttttttaaagtaaatgcatcataattttaaaaaactttttctaACGTTTAAACTTACTACATACCTTGGCGCATGTAGGAGTTGGTGTGGGGTCTAAGGTGGGACCTGTGGCTCTTGTGCCACCAGCCTGGACCCACCCTTCCTGTCTGGGTGCCCAGAGCAAGCAGAGTGACCTTGCAAAGCTTAAATCAGCCCCTGCCGCACCCTCCTCGGCTCTCCCTCCACACCCTGGGTGGAGCCCAGCATTTCACAAATACACAACAAGCTCACTCTGTGGGCCTGTGTGGGCCCCTTCCCAAGTAGCAAGAACTCACCTTAAATGCCCCAAGCAAGGAGGGGAGGTACAATCAGAGTCATCCCAATTGACAgctgggtaaactgaggcacagagctgtAACCAGGCAGTAAGATGTAGAGCCAGGGTGGGAACTCTAGCCATGCTAGCCTCCCTTGGTCTCATCCTGGGCCTCTTTAGGCTCCTAGGTCCAGCCGCCCTCCACCCAGCATGCCCCACCGTCCACTCGGCaagttcctctccccctccctcccacacatcACCTCCTTACCAACTGCATACCTCGTTCAACCGACCCATCCGACCTTACAGCTGACCCCATGTGAGCACTGTGCCAGACCAATATGGATGAAATGCATGGGGGACTTAAGGAAAAGACCCCAGAAGTTGTGGAGCTGACGACCAAGAGTAAAAAGGCGCAAAGGGCCAGAACAACAACTGCAGGGAGGGCCAGGAGCCCGACCGTTCTGCCCCGGGCAGAAGGGGGCAACCGTCAGGGTATTTGTGCCTGGGCCTCAGGACCCCAGGGACTGGGGTGAGGGACCAGCTACAGGACATCCTGAGAAAGCCACCTCTGACATCCTTGATAACCACAACCCCTGTGGCAGAGCCTAGGAGGTTGCCCCAGGAGGGAGGCTGGCCCTAGGTAAGGGCTCCCCACAGCCAGTGGCCAGTGGGCTGGGGAGTAGAGGGAGCCAGGCTAGGGCTAGCTGGGGTCACTGGGCTTCCTCCTACCCTTTCCACTTCTACCCTTGCTCCCTGGCTCTCCTCTTGGAGCTGCAGAGCAAGCTGCTGCTGCAGGGCTGACGGAGGCCTCTCCCTTCTGGCCCTGCCCACCACCCAGCATTGGTCCTTACAGGTGGAAAACACAGGTGCTTGTGGGGAGACACCATGGCGGGATGAACAGCCTCTGGTATATAGGCACTGCTCAATAAACAAGTGCTAGAAACCAGTCTGCCTTGGAAACCAGTCCTTTCCTGGtgtgagggggaagcagcctctgCAGTGGCCCAGTCAGCCCTCCCACTAAACCTCCCCCAAGACCACtgagggcaggggggtggggaggggagaggaggggtcGGACTTCACCAAGAGGACCCCAGAACAATTGCTGTGCCTGAGGGGAGCCCCActgctggggaggctgggcccaGCAAAGAGGGGCTGCCTACTCAGACCCACACACACTCCCAGCCCCCAAGGAGTCCCCGTTGGGCACCAAGCCCTTCCCAACTTGGATGAGGGGATCTAAACCCAGAGCTTCCTACCCGGCCCTCCCCAGCGCCATCCCTGGAGCCCACCCAAGACACAGGCTCAGGCTCCCACAGTGAATCAAGCTTTATTGCCACACACAGTCTTTTTTGCTCCCTGTGGGCCAACTCTGCACCTCAGGGAAGCCTGCTTGCTGGCTTGGCTTGGAAGCAAACAAGCCAGGGCCAGGAGAGAGGGGGTGTGGAGGGGTTCCAGGGGAGGGAGGCCCAAAGAGACCCCTACCCCAGGTTTCCCTGAGCagtgcccagccccagggccttggGGGCTGGcttgtgttgggggaggggagctcacCCTGACCCTCCCCTGGGGCTCCCAGGCACGTGGGGAGAGGGGTACCCCACGGAGCCCCCTCAGCCCACCACAATGCCCTTAAGGGTGCAAGGAACAGAAAGACGAGCTGCAAatgtgcacacgcatgcatgTGCGTGCCCATGCCATGTGCGGACAGTCAGCAGTCCAGGCCGATGGACACCAGCAGGTCCTCCAGTGCCCGTAGCCGCTGCTGGGCCTCCTCAATGGCGCTGTAGGTCTGCACCGTGCTAGCCACGTGGAAACGGATGTCGTCCACCAGTGGGATGGAATCTGTCTCCTGCCGGGAAGCCACGGCTGCCGCCTCCTCCCGCACGGCGTCCACGAAGTCTTCCCGCTCCACCAGCTGCGGAGAAGCCAGCTCAGAGCCGCCCGCCACCCGCCCTCAGACTGCCCCACCCACCATGGCTCCCATGGGCCCACCTTCTCGATGACCTTGGCCATGTACTCTGTGCACTGGTCCTCAAGGCGCGCCAAGCGGAACAGCTTGGCCACACGCCACACGCCTACCACGCTGTCCTCATCCAGCAGCTGGGCCAGACTGCGGCCACACAGCCGCTTCAGGCCCGGCAGCAGGTACATGTCAGCAACGCTCAGCACATCATAGGCCGCCTCGGGGGGCAGCTGCAGTGAaagaaggggtgagggagggtgCGCCCCAAGGTCACCGAGGCCACTCAGGGCCCTGGAGCAAGGCAGACCAGGAGCTCCAACCCACACCTCACAGGGCCCAGACTGCTGCAGGCACTGTGGGACCAGAAAGGCTGAAGGGGACTGGGGTTCCCGGGCCCCAGGCAGGCTTGCAGGCCAGAAGCAGCAGGGCCTCAGCAGGGGAAAGAGGCTGAGCTGTGAATCACACAGAACGTCTTCTGAAATTCTAGCTGTGGGACCCTCCTAGGCAAGTCACTTCatctctgtgtgcctcagtttccccctctctggGAGGCACAACCATGCCCACCTCAAAAGACTGTCAGAAAACAGAAGGTGCTCCTCTAAACTGAGGCAGGGGTCCCCCACTAAGGCGGTGCAGTAACTCTTCACCtgctcccacacccccacaccgGGACTGCACACTGGGAGTGGGGTCAGCTCCCATCCAGACTTCGGATAGGCACAGGCAGCAGGCTGGAGACAGGGTGGGCAGGACCTCTGCTCGCATGTCCAGGCTACACGCACTGCTCCGCCAGGCCAGACACTTTGCCTGGGACACACACATCCCTCCCCATGAGCCCTTGAAAGAGAACAGCTATCAGCGCCTCTGCTCTCTAGACAgggaaaactaaggcacagagcaGCTGAGTAACTGGATCTGAGGTAACACACAACTTGTGGACGGCTAACCCCAGTATCAAACCAGGTTTGCAGCCCAAGTCCACACTTCTAGCCATTAACAGCTATCCTCAGTGGCAAAGCTCCCTcaggaatttgggggtgggggtcatggaCCCCAGATGGCAGGAACCAAAGAGCTGTGCCACAGGAGGAATGAAGTTGAGGCAGGAGGAATGGAGGCCAGAAAGGGTGTCTGAGTGCAGTGGCTGCTGGCCTTAGGGATGGGGGCGCTAAATGCGGCGAGCACAGGGCTAACATCACAGCCCAGCCGGTCTCCTGCGCCTTCCTCCTGACCAGAGGCCACATGTCCCAGCCTGCGCTCTGGCAAGTGAGTTCTCTCCAGAGCCACAAAACTGGCGTGTGTGGCCTCCACCTGGCCTATGACAAGGGAAACTGCTTGCCtcgtcttcctcttcctcctgacaCATGAATTAGTCCACACCCCGACCTCTAGATGCAGAGCAGAACGCCATCTCAGGTGCTGAGGACCGGGTCCAGCCCGCTCTTTCCCAAGAAGTGTGagtggaacacagccacaccggCTCACTTCTACCCCAGCTAGAGGGTGCCTGTCGCGACGGCAGCGTAGACCGGCCGGGGCAAGGATGCTCGTGCACACAGCACTTATACCTGGTCCTTGGAGGTCTGCAGACCCCTGCCCTAGGCCGGGTCACAGGGACAAGATGGAGGGGACAACCTGGGTCCCAGAGCATGCACTTGGTGCACGCACCTCAGACAAGAAGGAGAAACAAACTTCTCTCTCCTTTAAGTTACCAGATGTGGGTGCTCTGTTTATCGTTTGTCCCAGTGgccttttatacacacacacacacacacacacacacacacaccccttcagcACTAGCTCTGGCTGCCCGTGTCACCCACGTTAGGGATGCTCTGGGGCAGCTGAAGACCCAGGGACACAAAAGAACAGGGCACAGAAATCCAGAACCTTGGGCGTGGGCTGCTATCTAGAGGCAGGAGGCTCAGGGTACCCCACTGTTGTGATTCAGGgttactcccccccccccaccctccaactGGAGAACTCAGGGACCCAGGTGGCATGTGCTCATGGTGTGGCTCCCACCACTCCTTCCTGCTCTGGAACCGACTGAGGCCCCTCTGCCTGAAAGACAAATCCAGACATGTCCCACACTTTCTCTCCAATCTCCTGGAAAACCAGCCCCATGGAGCCAAGCAGGACCTGAGTCCTCCCTTTAAGCCCTGTGGAGAGCGGGCTGTGGCCCTGTCCTGACTGTCACACCCCCCAGACCAGTGCCCCCGGCCTGCCCGAGCCCCGCACCTCTGTGTGGTCGCTGTAGATGTAGTAGAGCACGTGCGTGAAGATGTCGGGCGAGATGCCGTGGAGTGTGATGGCTGGGAGGCCACCTGAGGCCTCCAACTCCTCGTTCTCTCGGAAGTGGTCATCCAGCAGGGCCCGGAAGTAGTCACTGCGGCCGCAGAAGAAGGCCTGGGGGAGGCTGGGCTCAGGAAGGGCAAGGGCTGGGGCCCATGCCCAGAGAGCTGGCCGGGGACTTAAGGCAAGGGGGCGGTGGTGTAGAGGGGAAGGGACGGCACCTTGTGGCAGAGAAAGCTGCAACCTTCCACCCGGAAGCAGACATCGGGACAGCTGTTGAAGCCGTCAGGGCAAGGGAAGGGCAGCTCCCCGAGATCaccctgggtgggggggaatgggaaaaaaaagacaccctCAGAGCGGGGGGGGACAAGGGAGAGTAGCCAGCCCCAGTCAAAAGCCTGTTCTAGCTCAACCCCTGAGGGCTGGACTGCTGCCCCATTTGAAGACTTGAGtacaacaccaacaacaaaagTAAAGTAGGCTCAGAAAAGGGAAGTGactggggtgcgtgggtggctcagtgagttaagcgcctgcctttggctcgggtcatgatcccagggttctgggatcaagccatgcatggggctccctgctcagagggggagcctgctttttcctctcctatcTCTCCCACTGTTCCtgtgtgctgtcaaataaataaaatctttaaaaaaaaagaaagaaagaaagaaaagaaggaaggaaggaaggaaggaaagaaagaaagaaaaagaaaagggaagtgacTGACTTCAGGTCACAGAAGGGTTGAACCCGAGAGTGGGACCTGTCTACCACAGCTATGCCCACATCGGGCCCCATTCCAGGGTGCCTTGCACTTACACGGAGCTCAAGGGGCAGGGCGCAGTCAGCCAGCAGGGCCATGTCCTCCCGGAGCCGGGGGTCTGCTGGGGGGGGCTCGATAGTCAGCACCTTCACACATGTGCCTGGCTTGGATGCCACTGTGGAGGGGAGAGTATAGCTTCAGGGACCCAGGTGGGCCTCGCCAGTTCCCACCTGATGCCCTGGACCTCAAGCCTGGAC from Mustela erminea isolate mMusErm1 chromosome 1, mMusErm1.Pri, whole genome shotgun sequence harbors:
- the ABTB1 gene encoding ankyrin repeat and BTB/POZ domain-containing protein 1 isoform X3 yields the protein MDTSDLFASCRKGDVGRVRYLLEQRDVEVNVRDKWDSTPLYYACLCGHEELVLYLLANGARCEANTFDGERCLYGALSDPIRRALRDYKQVTASCRRRDYYDDFLQRLLEQGIHSDVVFVVHGKPFRAHRCVLGVRSAYFANMLDTKWKGKNVVVLRHPLINPVAFGALLQYLYTVASKPGTCVKVLTIEPPPADPRLREDMALLADCALPLELRGDLGELPFPCPDGFNSCPDVCFRVEGCSFLCHKAFFCGRSDYFRALLDDHFRENEELEASGGLPAITLHGISPDIFTHVLYYIYSDHTELPPEAAYDVLSVADMYLLPGLKRLCGRSLAQLLDEDSVVGVWRVAKLFRLARLEDQCTEYMAKVIEKLVEREDFVDAVREEAAAVASRQETDSIPLVDDIRFHVASTVQTYSAIEEAQQRLRALEDLLVSIGLDC
- the ABTB1 gene encoding ankyrin repeat and BTB/POZ domain-containing protein 1 isoform X1, whose translation is MDTSDLFASCRKGDVGRVRYLLEQRDVEVNVRDKWDSTPLYYACLCGHEELVLYLLANGARCEANTFDGERCLYGALSDPIRRALRDYKQVTASCRRRDYYDDFLQRLLEQGIHSDVVFVVHGKPFRAHRCVLGVRSAYFANMLDTKWKGKNVVVLRHPLINPVAFGALLQYLYTGRLDIGVEHVSDCERLAKQCQLWDLLSDLEAKCEKVSEFVASKPGTCVKVLTIEPPPADPRLREDMALLADCALPLELRGDLGELPFPCPDGFNSCPDVCFRVEGCSFLCHKAFFCGRSDYFRALLDDHFRENEELEASGGLPAITLHGISPDIFTHVLYYIYSDHTELPPEAAYDVLSVADMYLLPGLKRLCGRSLAQLLDEDSVVGVWRVAKLFRLARLEDQCTEYMAKVIEKLVEREDFVDAVREEAAAVASRQETDSIPLVDDIRFHVASTVQTYSAIEEAQQRLRALEDLLVSIGLDC
- the ABTB1 gene encoding ankyrin repeat and BTB/POZ domain-containing protein 1 isoform X2, which produces MWAECGTCWSNGTWRYYACLCGHEELVLYLLANGARCEANTFDGERCLYGALSDPIRRALRDYKQVTASCRRRDYYDDFLQRLLEQGIHSDVVFVVHGKPFRAHRCVLGVRSAYFANMLDTKWKGKNVVVLRHPLINPVAFGALLQYLYTGRLDIGVEHVSDCERLAKQCQLWDLLSDLEAKCEKVSEFVASKPGTCVKVLTIEPPPADPRLREDMALLADCALPLELRGDLGELPFPCPDGFNSCPDVCFRVEGCSFLCHKAFFCGRSDYFRALLDDHFRENEELEASGGLPAITLHGISPDIFTHVLYYIYSDHTELPPEAAYDVLSVADMYLLPGLKRLCGRSLAQLLDEDSVVGVWRVAKLFRLARLEDQCTEYMAKVIEKLVEREDFVDAVREEAAAVASRQETDSIPLVDDIRFHVASTVQTYSAIEEAQQRLRALEDLLVSIGLDC